The following coding sequences are from one Danio rerio strain Tuebingen ecotype United States chromosome 21, GRCz12tu, whole genome shotgun sequence window:
- the gcnt4b.1 gene encoding beta-1,3-galactosyl-O-glycosyl-glycoprotein beta-1,6-N-acetylglucosaminyltransferase 4-like isoform X2, giving the protein MKTSWLHLKCKKVIFFVGFTLALLIYCFTISFLKVKGVQNGGKRAKKEISEMPRLTAKYGINCTRIYEMEPVEVAKTLVIRKQKSYVEPTDEIIVNATSDCDQFVSSLGYDAIQVTESEREFPLAYSLVVHRNAALVERLLRAVYVPHNIYCIHYDRKSSTDFMLAMNGLARCIPNVFIASKLERVQYAGISRLRADLNCLSDLLDSEVKWKYVINLCGQDFPLRTNAELVSDLKGLKGRNMVESKWPGAKNRRWSVHHLLKNKKFEFYNTPVSTSDKKRPPPYDIEMFVGSAYFTLSREFVYFVHWSYLARNFLAWSEDTFSPDEHFWATLVRVPGVPGEVPRSEADISELISKTRLVKWSAFEGRLYPRCTGVHVRKICIYGAAELRWLLNYGHWFANKVDPKVDPVLIECLEEKLAEKRRSFH; this is encoded by the coding sequence ATGAAAACATCGTGGCTTCACCTCAAATgtaaaaaagtcatattttttgTTGGTTTTACACTGGCATTGCTGATTTATTGTTTCACTATcagttttttaaaagtaaaggggGTTCAAAATGGAGGTAAAAGAGCTAAAAAAGAAATATCTGAGATGCCACGGTTGACAGCAAAATATGGCATCAACTGCACTAGAATTTATGAAATGGAACCagtggaagtggccaaaaccttaGTCATCCGCAAGCAAAAAAGCTACGTAGAACCAACTGATGAAATTATTGTGAATGCCACTTCTGATTGTGATCAGTTTGTCTCCTCATTGGGATATGATGCCATTCAGGTCACTGAGTCTGAGCGGGAATTTCCTCTTGCTTATTCTTTAGTTGTTCATAGAAATGCTGCTCTTGTGGAAAGACTCCTGAGGGCCGTTTATGTGCCGCATAACATCTACTGCATACATTATGATCGAAAGTCTTCCACAGACTTTATGTTAGCAATGAATGGTCTGGCCCGCTGCATCCCAAATGTCTTCATTGCCTCAAAACTAGAGAGAGTTCAGTATGCAGGAATCTCACGACTCAGGGCGGATCTGAATTGTCTGTCAGACCTCCTCGATTCTGAGGTCAAGTGGAAGTACGTCATCAACCTGTGCGGTCAAGATTTCCCACTGCGGACAAACGCTGAGCTGGTGTCAGATCTGAAGGGTCTTAAAGGCAGAAACATGGTGGAAAGCAAGTGGCCTGGAGCAAAGAACAGGCGCTGGAGTGTTCATCATctgctgaaaaataaaaaatttgagtTCTACAACACACCTGTATCTACTTCAGATAAGAAACGTCCACCCCCTTATGACATAGAGATGTTTGTAGGCAGCGCTTACTTCACTCTCTCAAGggaatttgtgtattttgttcACTGGAGTTACTTAGCCAGGAATTTCTTGGCCTGGTCTGAGGATACATTCTCACCTGATGAACATTTCTGGGCGACTCTGGTTCGAGTGCCTGGAGTGCCTGGTGAGGTGCCGAGATCTGAGGCGGACATCTCAGAACTGATCAGTAAAACTCGTCTGGTAAAGTGGTCTGCTTTTGAAGGAAGACTTTACCCACGATGCACTGGAGTCCATGTgcgaaaaatatgtatttatggtGCTGCTGAGCTCAGATGGCTCTTAAACTACGGTCACTGGTTTGCTAATAAAGTGGATCCAAAAGTGGACCCTGTTCTTATTGAATGTTTAGAGGAAAAGCTTGCTGAAAAACGGCGaagttttcattaa
- the gcnt4b.1 gene encoding beta-1,3-galactosyl-O-glycosyl-glycoprotein beta-1,6-N-acetylglucosaminyltransferase 4-like isoform X1: MCLFVSSSGCRFCLNYSLNRTDYGPNLTCMRVITLPLSHTRMKTSWLHLKCKKVIFFVGFTLALLIYCFTISFLKVKGVQNGGKRAKKEISEMPRLTAKYGINCTRIYEMEPVEVAKTLVIRKQKSYVEPTDEIIVNATSDCDQFVSSLGYDAIQVTESEREFPLAYSLVVHRNAALVERLLRAVYVPHNIYCIHYDRKSSTDFMLAMNGLARCIPNVFIASKLERVQYAGISRLRADLNCLSDLLDSEVKWKYVINLCGQDFPLRTNAELVSDLKGLKGRNMVESKWPGAKNRRWSVHHLLKNKKFEFYNTPVSTSDKKRPPPYDIEMFVGSAYFTLSREFVYFVHWSYLARNFLAWSEDTFSPDEHFWATLVRVPGVPGEVPRSEADISELISKTRLVKWSAFEGRLYPRCTGVHVRKICIYGAAELRWLLNYGHWFANKVDPKVDPVLIECLEEKLAEKRRSFH; this comes from the exons atgtgtctttttgtaagcagcagcggttgcCGGTTTTGTTTGAATTATTCTTTGAATAGAACAGATTATGGGCCTAACCTTACCTGTATGCGCGTGATCACTCTTCCATTGTCACACACACG GATGAAAACATCGTGGCTTCACCTCAAATgtaaaaaagtcatattttttgTTGGTTTTACACTGGCATTGCTGATTTATTGTTTCACTATcagttttttaaaagtaaaggggGTTCAAAATGGAGGTAAAAGAGCTAAAAAAGAAATATCTGAGATGCCACGGTTGACAGCAAAATATGGCATCAACTGCACTAGAATTTATGAAATGGAACCagtggaagtggccaaaaccttaGTCATCCGCAAGCAAAAAAGCTACGTAGAACCAACTGATGAAATTATTGTGAATGCCACTTCTGATTGTGATCAGTTTGTCTCCTCATTGGGATATGATGCCATTCAGGTCACTGAGTCTGAGCGGGAATTTCCTCTTGCTTATTCTTTAGTTGTTCATAGAAATGCTGCTCTTGTGGAAAGACTCCTGAGGGCCGTTTATGTGCCGCATAACATCTACTGCATACATTATGATCGAAAGTCTTCCACAGACTTTATGTTAGCAATGAATGGTCTGGCCCGCTGCATCCCAAATGTCTTCATTGCCTCAAAACTAGAGAGAGTTCAGTATGCAGGAATCTCACGACTCAGGGCGGATCTGAATTGTCTGTCAGACCTCCTCGATTCTGAGGTCAAGTGGAAGTACGTCATCAACCTGTGCGGTCAAGATTTCCCACTGCGGACAAACGCTGAGCTGGTGTCAGATCTGAAGGGTCTTAAAGGCAGAAACATGGTGGAAAGCAAGTGGCCTGGAGCAAAGAACAGGCGCTGGAGTGTTCATCATctgctgaaaaataaaaaatttgagtTCTACAACACACCTGTATCTACTTCAGATAAGAAACGTCCACCCCCTTATGACATAGAGATGTTTGTAGGCAGCGCTTACTTCACTCTCTCAAGggaatttgtgtattttgttcACTGGAGTTACTTAGCCAGGAATTTCTTGGCCTGGTCTGAGGATACATTCTCACCTGATGAACATTTCTGGGCGACTCTGGTTCGAGTGCCTGGAGTGCCTGGTGAGGTGCCGAGATCTGAGGCGGACATCTCAGAACTGATCAGTAAAACTCGTCTGGTAAAGTGGTCTGCTTTTGAAGGAAGACTTTACCCACGATGCACTGGAGTCCATGTgcgaaaaatatgtatttatggtGCTGCTGAGCTCAGATGGCTCTTAAACTACGGTCACTGGTTTGCTAATAAAGTGGATCCAAAAGTGGACCCTGTTCTTATTGAATGTTTAGAGGAAAAGCTTGCTGAAAAACGGCGaagttttcattaa